A single region of the Coregonus clupeaformis isolate EN_2021a chromosome 16, ASM2061545v1, whole genome shotgun sequence genome encodes:
- the LOC121584080 gene encoding nucleus accumbens-associated protein 2 has product MSQLLHVEIPNFGSSVLESLNEQRLQGQYCDVAVMVNGQSFKAHRAVLAASSLYFRDLFSGSSQGLFELPSSVNPSCFQQILSFCYTGRLTMAASEQLVLMYTAGYLQIQNIVERRMNLMLKANSPHCDSQTATTEDLGFEPPSPNYSHPALLPGDTLMATCRIKQERCESPMSEEHTARGLKGYATRSSALCYMGAGGSGMVPRVQSYPMASGESSSPGASSLPATDSPTSHPNEEEFEEEFYGSSNTNGAYGQNYGHPTNSYSMQDKLDMLSLPLATEGRCVLIGRDTMALPPSLISQIGYRCHPTLYTEGDPGEKVELVGGSGVYMTRGQLMNCHLCAGIKHKVLLRRLLATFFDRNTLANSCGTGIRSSTNDPSRKPLDNRVLNTVKLYCQNFAPNFKESEMNVIAADMCTNARRVRKRWLPKIQSMLPETKESSRSSCKGQSRACASSQTSVLSSALPFEMDFRHLTSSYLTLEQQLYAESRKETLLPHLQFVGTTRSEEGAAAAGLAESETESGPERGGRGAQAGQGTERHSERLERAAEVPSLSTQGKAGAGGSPSSKHTGQQEDKSLGDDQ; this is encoded by the exons ATGTCCCAGCTCCTGCATGTGGAGATCCCCAACTTTGGCAGCTCTGTGCTGGAGAGTCTGAATGAGCAGCGCCTGCAGGGCCAGTACTGTGACGTGGCCGTCATGGTCAACGGCCAGTCCTTTAAGGCCCACCGCGCCGTGCTGGCCGCCAGCAGCCTCTACTTCAGAGACCTGTTCAGCGGCAGCTCCCAGGGCCTGTTTGAACTACCCTCCTCGGTCAACCCGTCCTGCTTCCAGCAGATCCTCTCCTTCTGCTACACGGGCAGGCTGACCATGGCCGCTAGCGAACAGCTCGTGCTCATGTACACGGCCGGCTACCTCCAGATCCAGAACATTGTGGAGCGCAGGATGAATCTCATGCTAAAGGCCAACTCTCCACACTGCGATTCCCAAACGGCCACCACCGAGGATCTGGGCTTCGAACCGCCGAGCCCCAACTACAGCCATCCGGCCCTGTTGCCAGGCGACACGCTAATGGCCACTTGTAGGATTAAGCAGGAAAGATGTGAGTCCCCAATGAGTGAGGAGCACACAGCCAGGGGCCTCAAGGGCTACGCCACAAGGAGCAGTGCGTTATGTTACATGGGGGCAGGAGGGAGTGGCATGGTACCCAGAGTACAGTCGTACCCTATGGCCTCTGGGGAGAGCTCTAGCCCAGGAGCCTCCAGCCTCCCAGCCACTGACAGCCCCACTTCCCACCCCAACGAGGAGGAGTTTGAAGAGGAGTTCTACGGCAGCAGCAATACAAACGGGGCTTACGGGCAGAATTATGGGCACCCCACCAACTCCTACAGCA TGCAGGATAAGTTGGACATGTTGTCCCTACCTCTGGCCACTGAGGGGCGCTGTGTGCTGATCGGCAGGGACACGATGGCGCTGCCACCCAGTCTCATCAGCCAGATTGGCTACCGCTGCCACCCCACCCTGTACACAGAAGGGGATCCCGGGGAGAAGGTGGAGCTGGTGGGAG GTTCTGGTGTATATATGACTCGTGGCCAGTTGATGAACTGTCATTTGTGTGCTGGCATTAAGCACAAAGTGCTGCTGCGTCGGTTGCTCGCCACCTTCTTTGACAG AAACACTCTGGCCAATAGCTGTGGAACTGGAATTCGCTCCTCCACCAATGATCCCAGCCGAAAACCGTTGGACAACCGAGTCCTAAACACTGTCAAAC TCTACTGTCAGAACTTTGCACCTAATTTCAAGGAGAGCGAGATGAACGTGATCGCAGCCGACATGTGCACCAACGCACGGCGTGTGCGAAAGCGCTGGCTGCCCAAGATCCAGTCCATGCTCCCGGAGACCAAGGAGAGCAGCAGGAGCTCCTGCAAGGGGCAGTCCAGGGCCTGTGCGTCATCCCAGACAAGCGTGCTGTCGTCAGCCTTGCCCTTTGAAATGGACTTCAGACACCTGACGTCGTCCTACCTGACCCTAGAACAGCAGCTCTACGCCGAGAGCCGCAAAGAGACTCTCCTACCTCACCTGCAGTTTGTGGGGACCACCAGGTCAGAGGAGGGGGCTGCAGCAGCAGGGCTGGCTGAGTCTGAGACAGAGTCTGGGCCTGagcgaggaggacgaggagcccAGGCAGGCCAAGGAACTGAACGCCACTCTGAGCGCTTGGAGAGAGCAGCTGAGGTTCCTTCCCTCAGCACACAGGGTAAGGCTGGGGCCGGGGGCtccccctcctccaaacacacAGGGCAGCAGGAGGACAAGTCGCTAGGAGATGACCAGTGA